Proteins co-encoded in one Desulfovibrio inopinatus DSM 10711 genomic window:
- the fdhF gene encoding formate dehydrogenase subunit alpha, with protein sequence MQQITTICPYCGVGCSLSLHVENDRIVSVSPGPESSVNHGALCSKGRYGFDFVHHADRLKTPLIRHNGHLLPASWDDAMDLVIHKLSSIVAQNGSDAVAGLSSARCTNEENYLFQKLLRAGFGTNNIDHCARLUHAPTMAGLVISLGSGSMTNSIREIEDMGHGDCMCVTGSNTTECHPVIGLAMMEAKRNGASLIVIDPREIDLARHADVWLRLRPGTDTAVFSAMARVLYDDGMVDVAAIAAMTEDFDAFSESLSEFDPDVVASIADVPADDIRKAARIIGKSANTAFYYTMGITQHTAGTNNVLSISNLALLTGNLGRPKTGVNPLRGQNNVQGSCDMGTLPHIFTGYRPVTDDAVRKTFETAWGVPLSKTPGMTIPRMLDAMAQGTLKGLFVFGENPMRSDPDVSHVEHCLKHLDFLVVQDLFLTETAQLADVVLPGASFAEKDGTFTSTERRVQRIRQAISPVGNSRPDWQILADLLARRGRSERYATPEDIFNEMRLLTPSHAGITYERLESDGIQWPCPSESHPGTPILHVGSCARGRGRFVPLLYREPAELPDAEYPLTLTTGRVVAHYHTGTMTRRCFGLDGTWPEERVEIHPNDAATYGIIDEDRVEIRTRRGAVRARAWVTRRVRPGLVFMSFHFTESSANILTTSAADPLAGTPQFKVCAVALRPIDDAETVTSSSAKEKTSCLHV encoded by the coding sequence ATGCAACAAATCACCACAATCTGTCCGTACTGCGGTGTCGGATGCTCCCTTTCATTACATGTTGAGAACGACCGCATTGTGAGTGTTTCTCCTGGGCCGGAATCGTCGGTGAACCACGGCGCCCTCTGCTCCAAAGGCCGATATGGATTTGATTTTGTCCACCATGCCGACCGGCTGAAAACACCCCTTATTCGCCATAATGGACATCTCCTTCCTGCTTCATGGGACGATGCAATGGACCTTGTAATCCACAAGCTGTCCTCCATTGTCGCACAAAACGGTTCCGATGCAGTCGCCGGATTGAGCAGCGCCCGTTGTACGAACGAGGAAAACTACCTCTTTCAAAAACTACTTCGCGCCGGTTTCGGAACGAATAATATTGATCACTGTGCCAGGCTCTGACACGCCCCCACGATGGCTGGTCTGGTCATCTCATTGGGAAGCGGCTCCATGACGAATTCCATTCGGGAGATAGAAGATATGGGCCACGGTGATTGCATGTGTGTCACGGGCTCCAACACGACCGAATGCCACCCCGTCATCGGGTTGGCCATGATGGAAGCGAAACGCAACGGTGCATCACTTATCGTCATTGATCCTCGCGAAATCGATCTTGCTCGTCATGCCGATGTCTGGTTGCGTTTACGCCCAGGAACGGATACCGCCGTGTTCTCTGCTATGGCGCGCGTTCTGTATGATGACGGTATGGTCGATGTTGCTGCAATTGCTGCGATGACCGAAGATTTCGACGCCTTTAGCGAAAGCCTGTCGGAATTCGATCCCGATGTTGTCGCGTCCATCGCCGATGTTCCCGCAGATGACATCCGCAAGGCTGCACGGATTATTGGCAAATCCGCCAATACGGCGTTTTATTATACCATGGGCATCACCCAGCATACCGCCGGGACAAACAATGTGTTGTCTATTTCCAATCTGGCGTTATTGACCGGAAATCTCGGTCGCCCGAAAACCGGCGTGAATCCTTTGCGCGGCCAGAACAACGTACAGGGGTCGTGCGATATGGGGACGCTCCCCCATATCTTCACCGGCTATCGGCCAGTGACAGACGATGCTGTCCGCAAGACATTTGAAACGGCATGGGGTGTTCCGCTTTCAAAAACGCCCGGTATGACTATTCCCAGAATGCTGGATGCCATGGCGCAAGGCACCCTTAAAGGACTGTTCGTTTTTGGCGAAAATCCCATGCGGAGCGACCCCGATGTCTCTCATGTGGAACATTGCCTGAAACATCTCGATTTTCTTGTGGTACAAGACCTCTTTCTCACCGAAACAGCGCAGCTTGCCGATGTCGTCTTACCCGGCGCAAGTTTCGCCGAAAAAGATGGAACGTTCACGAGTACGGAACGCCGCGTGCAACGCATTCGACAAGCTATTTCTCCTGTGGGAAACAGTCGTCCTGACTGGCAAATTCTGGCTGATCTGCTTGCCCGCCGCGGTCGCTCCGAACGCTATGCTACGCCCGAGGATATCTTTAACGAAATGCGCCTGCTCACGCCCTCTCACGCCGGTATCACCTATGAACGGCTTGAATCGGACGGCATACAGTGGCCATGTCCGAGCGAATCTCATCCAGGAACGCCGATTCTCCATGTAGGAAGTTGTGCCCGTGGGCGAGGACGGTTTGTTCCGCTTTTGTATCGGGAACCAGCAGAACTCCCCGATGCGGAGTATCCGTTGACCCTCACGACGGGCCGTGTGGTTGCGCATTACCATACCGGAACCATGACGCGACGATGTTTCGGCCTGGACGGCACCTGGCCCGAAGAGCGCGTGGAAATCCATCCCAACGATGCTGCAACGTACGGTATTATCGACGAAGACCGTGTTGAGATTCGTACCCGCCGAGGCGCTGTTCGTGCCAGGGCCTGGGTCACGCGTCGCGTGCGTCCAGGGTTGGTCTTCATGTCCTTTCATTTTACGGAAAGCTCGGCCAATATCCTCACGACGTCCGCTGCCGACCCCTTAGCCGGAACGCCACAGTTTAAAGTCTGCGCCGTGGCACTCCGTCCAATCGACGATGCCGAAACGGTAACGTCATCATCTGCCAAGGAGAAGACGTCATGTCTCCACGTTTGA
- a CDS encoding 4Fe-4S dicluster domain-containing protein, translating into MSPRLNPFILATAAKCIGCRACELACAAAHVPSGSTVGSLRGPLVPRLYLTRAEHVCVPVGCRHCEDAPCITVCPNAAIRRTDAGVLVDANRCVGCKTCIAACPVGAMEMATVWKNGQPSMRRVVDPDDPEKFSIEPALLASKCDLCNEREAGPACVAACPNQALTLVDPIKIKKRRNLEAALALAGAGARPGEEWS; encoded by the coding sequence ATGTCTCCACGTTTGAATCCCTTCATCCTGGCAACTGCCGCCAAATGTATCGGTTGTCGAGCCTGTGAATTGGCCTGTGCCGCTGCCCATGTTCCGAGTGGCTCCACAGTGGGAAGCCTGCGTGGCCCACTGGTGCCTCGCCTCTACCTGACTCGCGCCGAGCATGTCTGTGTTCCCGTCGGCTGCCGACATTGCGAAGACGCCCCCTGCATTACGGTCTGTCCCAATGCAGCCATACGCCGCACGGACGCGGGTGTTCTCGTTGACGCAAACCGTTGTGTGGGATGCAAGACCTGTATTGCCGCCTGTCCCGTTGGTGCCATGGAAATGGCGACGGTCTGGAAGAATGGTCAGCCGTCTATGCGGCGTGTTGTTGATCCGGACGATCCGGAAAAATTTTCTATCGAACCAGCCCTCCTGGCAAGCAAATGCGACCTGTGCAATGAACGTGAAGCCGGTCCGGCATGTGTGGCAGCGTGCCCGAATCAGGCGTTAACCCTGGTCGATCCTATAAAAATTAAGAAACGTCGTAATCTCGAAGCAGCTTTGGCTTTAGCCGGAGCTGGCGCGAGACCAGGAGAGGAATGGTCATGA
- a CDS encoding sigma-54-dependent transcriptional regulator, with translation MRILLVDDDDATRSALAEYLTLLGHAVSSCSDAMRALNLCRNHGFDMVLSDISMPGRTGIELVRDITALPGPTSPDVVLYTGHADLELAIGALRAGAYDYLTKPINLEELGAVLNRVAEHQSLLAENDRLTKQFDEEVAAATHDVQAELSRLRGLLAKQAGLDNVGFFSDAMWHVVAQARRYHDDRTLPILIQGETGVGKDIVAKLIHYGQEQTTLPFVDINCAALPANLFESELFGYEAGAFTGSATRGARGKIDLAKGGTLFLDEIGEIPVELQAKLLRVIEEKAFYRVGGLTKIKTDIRIIAATNLDLTERIKAGLFRSDLYYRLRVGSIVVPPLRHRQDDIIPLARMFLTAFSQKRGKSFSDIDIDAANVLHTHSWPGNVRELRNAMEWVSVMHDAQELRPKHIAGFFEGSDLIASPVPDTAPTLRRAPKRKPRPTDDDINAALLATSGNKTRAAQQLGISIRMLHYRLAAKRQDADPNAKA, from the coding sequence ATGCGTATTCTTCTTGTTGATGATGACGACGCAACGCGTTCCGCGTTGGCCGAATATCTCACATTGCTCGGCCATGCCGTCTCTTCCTGTTCCGATGCGATGCGTGCCTTGAATCTGTGCCGCAACCACGGCTTTGATATGGTCCTATCCGATATTTCTATGCCGGGTCGAACCGGTATCGAGTTGGTGCGCGACATTACGGCGCTTCCCGGTCCGACATCGCCGGATGTCGTCCTCTATACCGGTCACGCCGATCTTGAACTTGCCATTGGAGCCTTGCGTGCCGGTGCCTATGACTACTTGACCAAACCGATCAACCTGGAAGAGCTTGGCGCCGTATTGAACCGTGTGGCCGAACATCAGTCGCTCTTGGCTGAAAACGACCGCCTGACGAAACAATTTGATGAAGAAGTCGCTGCGGCAACACACGATGTCCAGGCCGAACTCTCCAGACTCCGCGGTCTGCTTGCCAAACAGGCGGGGTTGGACAATGTCGGCTTTTTTTCCGACGCTATGTGGCATGTTGTCGCGCAAGCCAGGCGGTACCATGATGACCGAACCCTGCCTATACTCATCCAGGGGGAAACCGGCGTCGGGAAAGACATCGTAGCGAAGCTCATCCATTATGGTCAGGAACAGACAACTTTACCGTTTGTCGATATCAATTGTGCAGCTCTTCCGGCCAATTTATTTGAAAGTGAATTATTCGGGTACGAAGCCGGTGCATTTACCGGCAGTGCCACTCGCGGCGCTCGGGGGAAGATCGATCTCGCCAAAGGCGGAACGCTGTTTCTCGACGAAATCGGCGAGATCCCTGTCGAGCTTCAAGCCAAATTGTTACGCGTCATTGAAGAGAAAGCGTTTTATCGCGTCGGAGGATTGACCAAAATCAAGACCGACATTCGCATTATCGCCGCCACGAACCTCGATTTGACCGAGCGCATTAAGGCGGGGCTTTTTCGAAGTGATCTCTACTATCGGCTCCGGGTGGGGAGCATTGTCGTGCCTCCACTTCGTCACCGTCAGGATGATATCATTCCTCTGGCGCGTATGTTTCTCACGGCGTTTTCCCAAAAACGCGGTAAATCATTTTCAGATATTGATATAGACGCCGCAAATGTTCTACACACACATTCTTGGCCTGGGAATGTTCGTGAGTTACGCAACGCCATGGAATGGGTTTCCGTTATGCACGATGCACAGGAATTACGTCCCAAACATATAGCCGGCTTTTTCGAGGGATCGGATCTCATAGCCTCTCCCGTACCCGATACCGCACCGACGTTACGACGTGCACCGAAACGCAAACCGCGGCCGACTGACGACGATATCAATGCCGCGTTGCTCGCGACATCGGGGAACAAAACCCGAGCAGCCCAGCAACTCGGTATCTCCATTCGCATGCTTCACTATCGGCTTGCAGCCAAACGGCAGGATGCCGACCCGAACGCAAAAGCATAA
- a CDS encoding aspartate ammonia-lyase: MATLFRSEHDALGCVEIPANALYGIHTARATANFPLSGLRLPAVLIRAYAEVKLACARTNLALGYLPTDIAQAIDTACREVIRGEHHDAIVVDAFQGGAGTSTNMNINEVLANRAGALLGHPYGAYVVHPLHHVNLHQSTNDTYPTALKVAMLHELKRLEPSIADLQTTLQHKEQEYQNILRLARTQLQDAVPMTAGMTFGAWAEAISRDRWRIFKCRERIKLVNLGGTAVGTGLGAPREYILRVTDALRSITGLKIARAENFIDATQNMDCFVEVSGMLKTCAVNLLKICSDIRLLASGPMAGLGELHIPTQQTGSSIMPGKINPVIPEAVSQAALRVMANDGLAGNVAALGNLELNQFMPLLAHCLLESLHMLNHAVVLLHQRCLAQASPVTDRCAEHLASGGALATVLVPAVGYETAEHITELARQQHISIPEAAATVLGVSVEDVASVLTPQRMRQLGYTDETYASLRINTVKS, translated from the coding sequence ATGGCAACACTATTCCGTTCGGAACACGACGCCTTAGGTTGCGTCGAAATTCCTGCCAATGCCTTGTATGGAATCCATACGGCCCGAGCAACCGCCAATTTCCCGCTTTCGGGCCTACGGCTTCCCGCCGTATTGATTCGCGCGTATGCCGAAGTCAAATTAGCTTGCGCCAGGACCAACCTCGCGCTGGGATATCTCCCAACCGACATTGCGCAGGCCATTGACACGGCTTGTAGAGAAGTCATCCGTGGTGAACACCATGATGCTATTGTCGTTGACGCCTTTCAAGGTGGTGCCGGCACATCGACCAATATGAATATCAACGAAGTGCTCGCCAATCGCGCCGGAGCATTACTGGGGCATCCGTATGGTGCTTATGTGGTCCATCCATTGCATCATGTGAATCTGCACCAATCCACCAATGACACATACCCCACCGCACTCAAAGTTGCCATGCTCCACGAGCTGAAGCGACTCGAACCATCGATTGCCGATCTTCAGACGACACTCCAACACAAGGAACAGGAGTATCAAAACATCCTGCGTCTTGCCCGCACCCAACTCCAAGATGCAGTGCCCATGACAGCCGGCATGACATTCGGCGCCTGGGCCGAAGCCATATCCCGTGATCGTTGGCGCATCTTCAAATGTCGCGAACGCATCAAGCTCGTCAATCTGGGCGGCACCGCCGTTGGCACGGGGCTTGGCGCACCCCGTGAGTATATCTTGCGCGTGACCGATGCTTTGCGTTCTATCACGGGCCTCAAAATTGCCCGGGCAGAAAACTTCATCGACGCCACACAAAACATGGACTGTTTTGTCGAAGTCTCAGGAATGCTCAAAACGTGCGCCGTCAATCTCTTAAAAATCTGTAGCGATATACGCCTGCTCGCCAGTGGACCAATGGCAGGACTCGGTGAATTGCACATTCCAACACAGCAAACCGGATCGTCCATCATGCCGGGAAAAATCAATCCCGTGATTCCCGAAGCCGTATCACAGGCCGCATTGCGCGTGATGGCCAACGATGGTTTAGCTGGGAACGTCGCCGCTCTGGGCAACTTGGAGTTGAATCAATTCATGCCACTTTTGGCGCATTGTCTTTTGGAATCACTGCACATGCTGAACCATGCCGTGGTGCTGTTACACCAGCGTTGTCTTGCCCAAGCCTCACCCGTCACCGATCGATGTGCCGAGCATCTTGCCTCGGGCGGTGCGTTGGCAACCGTGCTTGTGCCGGCTGTAGGCTATGAGACAGCCGAACATATAACCGAACTCGCCAGACAACAGCATATATCTATACCTGAAGCAGCCGCGACCGTTCTCGGTGTGTCCGTCGAAGATGTCGCTTCGGTATTGACCCCGCAACGCATGCGGCAACTCGGCTACACGGACGAGACATATGCCTCTCTC
- a CDS encoding two-component system sensor histidine kinase NtrB codes for MTPSDAIYRAVVEDQTELIRRFRPDGRLTFVNSAFCRFYDISRDELLNTSFQDLLLPEERDDIVRQVFALSPEHPEAITEPSYTGPDGRTRYVQYVTRAIFDDNGNVLEYQSVGRDITAQRQAEATLAEARAAMERASRVTTLAVIGGGIAHEINQPLSAIRLLVASALLLDERPDAPRNEIARMLRDVAAQVDRIDAIVNHLREHLRHNQASSSDPCDLGDAVKAALSLMNNQIRARDIALELDIAPHLPPVIGTCIRFEELVANLVANAMQALDDTSVAHKFISLRVIPVEADRVELTVADNGPGFDPKLTDRVFEPFFSTKSTGTSMGLGLSIAQTIVQAAGGSITCENRPEGGALLRVVLPAAW; via the coding sequence ATGACACCCTCGGATGCCATTTATCGTGCGGTTGTCGAAGATCAAACCGAACTTATCCGCCGATTTCGTCCCGATGGTCGGTTAACTTTCGTGAACAGTGCCTTCTGCCGATTCTACGACATAAGCCGTGACGAATTGCTCAACACGTCTTTTCAGGACTTATTGTTGCCTGAAGAACGTGATGATATCGTTCGTCAGGTTTTTGCCCTGTCTCCCGAACACCCGGAAGCCATCACAGAACCCAGTTATACCGGCCCGGACGGACGAACGCGATATGTGCAATATGTCACACGAGCCATTTTCGACGACAACGGGAATGTATTAGAATATCAGTCTGTTGGACGAGATATCACCGCGCAACGACAGGCCGAAGCCACACTGGCCGAAGCCCGCGCAGCCATGGAACGCGCCAGCCGTGTGACGACCCTGGCCGTAATCGGCGGCGGGATTGCGCACGAGATCAATCAACCGCTCAGTGCTATCCGGCTACTCGTTGCCTCGGCACTGCTCCTTGACGAACGTCCTGATGCACCAAGAAATGAAATTGCCCGTATGTTGCGTGATGTTGCCGCGCAGGTCGACCGGATAGACGCCATCGTCAACCACTTGCGCGAACATCTACGTCATAACCAGGCAAGTTCCTCCGACCCGTGCGACCTTGGAGATGCCGTCAAGGCTGCTCTATCTTTAATGAACAACCAGATTCGAGCCCGCGACATCGCCCTCGAACTCGACATTGCTCCACATCTTCCACCAGTGATCGGCACGTGCATTCGATTCGAAGAACTCGTCGCAAACCTTGTGGCGAATGCTATGCAAGCCCTGGACGATACCTCTGTCGCGCATAAATTCATTTCTCTTCGAGTGATTCCCGTGGAAGCGGACCGTGTGGAATTGACAGTAGCCGACAATGGCCCCGGATTTGATCCTAAACTTACAGATCGCGTGTTTGAACCCTTTTTTTCCACGAAATCAACGGGGACGTCCATGGGGCTAGGCCTATCCATCGCTCAGACAATTGTTCAGGCGGCAGGTGGTTCCATCACCTGTGAAAATCGTCCCGAAGGCGGCGCGCTGTTACGCGTTGTGCTGCCAGCAGCGTGGTAG
- a CDS encoding [Fe-Fe] hydrogenase large subunit C-terminal domain-containing protein, translating into MTSTPIISIDPALCTGCRRCASVCPVDAIIGYEHEPQSIDTARCVICGQCVQMCSAFLSPFDDIDLDPATIRRTRGVPENDPSPLFAAHFQSHREDVAAMLADPSKTTMVQCAPAVRASIAEEFGLAPGTLTPGQLAAALRRLGFDAVYDTVFAADVTIMEESTELLERVASGGPLPMFTSCCPGWVRSVETTWPDLLPHLSSCKSPQQMAGALFKTYGAQLAGIDAKDIASISIMPCTAKKFEAARPEMNASGERDVDAVLTVTELAAMLKQRGIDLTTLPDETFDVPMGLYSGAGAIFGATGGVTEAALRTAIAVTSGNDVCESGVKFTPAGEGVVRATVEIAGKPIRAVIVSGLAHARPLLEAVRTGTADFDFMEVMCCTGGCVAGGGQPKLLPGLDKADAIARRRASLQRHDKELPVRASHKNPAVVALYENFLEKPLGHRPHTLLHTHYGDDTEGHE; encoded by the coding sequence ATGACGTCCACCCCCATCATTTCCATCGATCCCGCACTGTGTACAGGATGCCGCCGCTGTGCGTCCGTCTGCCCAGTCGATGCGATTATCGGTTATGAACATGAACCACAGAGCATCGATACGGCACGATGTGTCATATGTGGACAATGCGTACAAATGTGTTCGGCATTTCTCTCGCCCTTTGACGATATCGACCTCGATCCGGCGACCATACGTCGTACGAGAGGTGTGCCGGAGAACGACCCCTCTCCACTTTTCGCAGCGCATTTCCAAAGCCACCGAGAAGATGTTGCCGCTATGCTCGCCGATCCATCGAAAACGACCATGGTCCAGTGCGCTCCCGCCGTTCGCGCATCGATTGCCGAAGAATTCGGACTGGCTCCCGGAACGCTGACGCCGGGTCAGTTAGCCGCGGCATTACGACGCCTGGGATTCGACGCCGTGTATGATACGGTCTTTGCCGCTGACGTCACCATTATGGAAGAATCCACCGAATTATTGGAGCGCGTTGCATCGGGCGGTCCACTCCCCATGTTCACCTCATGTTGTCCCGGATGGGTGCGCTCCGTGGAAACAACCTGGCCCGATCTCTTGCCACACCTTTCAAGTTGCAAATCTCCGCAACAAATGGCTGGCGCACTATTTAAGACCTACGGTGCACAACTCGCCGGAATCGACGCGAAAGATATTGCCAGCATCTCGATTATGCCATGCACGGCCAAAAAATTTGAAGCCGCTCGCCCGGAGATGAATGCCAGTGGTGAACGCGATGTGGACGCCGTCTTGACGGTGACCGAACTCGCGGCCATGCTCAAACAACGCGGTATTGATCTGACAACACTTCCCGATGAAACCTTTGATGTCCCCATGGGACTCTATTCCGGTGCTGGAGCCATTTTCGGCGCCACTGGCGGTGTCACAGAAGCGGCACTTCGTACGGCCATTGCTGTGACCAGCGGTAACGACGTCTGTGAAAGCGGCGTGAAATTTACACCAGCCGGCGAAGGAGTGGTCCGTGCCACGGTGGAGATTGCCGGAAAGCCCATTCGTGCCGTAATTGTTTCGGGCTTGGCCCACGCACGGCCGTTGCTTGAAGCCGTCCGTACCGGCACGGCAGATTTCGATTTCATGGAAGTGATGTGCTGCACCGGAGGATGTGTTGCCGGAGGAGGGCAACCCAAATTGTTGCCAGGTCTCGACAAAGCCGACGCCATCGCGCGCCGACGAGCGAGCCTGCAACGACACGACAAAGAATTGCCCGTTCGCGCCTCCCACAAAAACCCGGCCGTTGTCGCGCTCTATGAAAACTTTCTGGAGAAACCCTTGGGGCATCGTCCCCATACGTTGTTGCATACCCATTATGGCGACGACACGGAGGGTCACGAATAA
- a CDS encoding 4Fe-4S dicluster domain-containing protein → MHVFVLADPARCIGCRACEIACVAAHMKHDMGQAMEDSLPFSPRLTLIREAGVTAPIQCRQCEDAPCAAACPTGAVTSNGRVVTITSTLCCGCKACLAVCPVGAMQIGLVAGEHALPVAYKCDLCSGHDTPACVAVCPADALRVFTKENLQHVAGSRRQQSARQLAEPGYSRET, encoded by the coding sequence ATGCATGTCTTTGTCCTGGCTGATCCAGCACGCTGTATCGGATGCCGGGCGTGCGAAATCGCCTGTGTGGCCGCGCATATGAAGCACGACATGGGACAGGCCATGGAAGACAGCCTGCCATTTTCTCCACGCCTCACATTGATACGGGAAGCTGGTGTCACCGCCCCCATTCAATGTCGGCAATGCGAAGACGCTCCTTGTGCCGCAGCCTGTCCCACCGGAGCGGTGACCTCGAATGGCCGCGTCGTCACTATTACCAGTACATTGTGTTGTGGTTGTAAAGCCTGTTTGGCCGTTTGTCCCGTAGGAGCAATGCAGATCGGACTCGTTGCCGGAGAGCACGCGCTCCCCGTTGCATATAAGTGTGACCTGTGTTCCGGACATGACACGCCGGCATGTGTTGCGGTTTGTCCCGCTGACGCACTACGCGTATTCACCAAGGAAAACCTGCAACATGTCGCCGGGTCACGACGGCAACAGAGTGCACGCCAATTGGCAGAACCCGGATATTCCAGGGAGACATAA
- the hydG gene encoding [FeFe] hydrogenase H-cluster radical SAM maturase HydG, whose product MKPDIKGLQNFIDEDAIWKTVQDTAGTDAARIHDILEKAREAKGLTLDETACLLHVEDPQLNEAIFETARTVKQTIYGNRLVLFAPLYITNECGNRCTYCGFKATNTELERRTLCAEEIQREVTVLEDQGHKRLLLVYGEHPKFGADWIAETVQTVYQTISQRSGEIRRVNINCAPLDVEGFKKLHDVGIGTYQCFQETYHTDTYAMLHPSGHKQNFLWRLHAMHRAMEAGIDDVGMGTLLGLYDYRFDTLALLAHAAELEKHFGVGPHTISFPRLEPALNADITFNPPFPITDAQFKRLVAVLRLSVPYTGLILSTREGQTMRRELLDLGVSQLSAGSRTYPGAYADPNYNRPEVQQFCVGDNRSLDDVIQEIIHQGYIPSWCTACYRLGRTGEHFMGLAKAGFIQQYCLPNAMLTFKEYLEDYASDTTRAIGMPLLQHEMETLPDTRRNIVTARLCRLEQGERDLYF is encoded by the coding sequence ATGAAACCGGATATCAAAGGGTTACAAAATTTTATTGATGAAGACGCGATATGGAAAACCGTGCAGGACACCGCCGGGACCGACGCGGCCCGAATTCACGATATCCTTGAAAAAGCCCGTGAAGCCAAAGGGTTGACGTTGGACGAAACCGCTTGTCTGCTCCATGTCGAAGACCCACAACTCAATGAGGCCATTTTCGAAACCGCCCGCACCGTCAAACAGACAATCTACGGTAATCGTCTGGTGCTGTTTGCCCCACTCTATATCACCAACGAATGCGGCAATCGATGTACCTATTGCGGGTTCAAGGCAACGAATACGGAGTTGGAACGACGGACGCTCTGTGCCGAAGAAATCCAACGTGAAGTCACCGTGCTTGAAGACCAGGGACATAAACGGTTATTGTTGGTTTACGGTGAACATCCCAAATTCGGGGCGGACTGGATCGCTGAGACCGTCCAAACGGTGTACCAAACAATCTCCCAAAGAAGCGGCGAAATCCGAAGAGTCAACATCAATTGCGCCCCGCTGGATGTGGAAGGATTCAAAAAACTTCATGACGTCGGTATCGGCACGTACCAATGTTTTCAGGAGACCTATCATACCGACACGTATGCGATGCTTCATCCCAGCGGCCACAAGCAAAACTTCTTGTGGCGACTTCATGCCATGCATAGAGCCATGGAAGCCGGCATTGATGATGTCGGCATGGGCACACTGCTCGGCCTGTATGATTATCGATTCGATACGCTGGCGTTGCTTGCCCATGCAGCCGAACTGGAAAAACATTTCGGCGTTGGCCCGCATACCATTTCGTTTCCTCGTCTGGAACCGGCATTGAATGCCGATATCACCTTCAATCCGCCCTTTCCCATAACAGACGCCCAATTCAAACGTCTGGTTGCGGTCTTACGCCTCTCGGTTCCGTATACCGGCCTCATTCTCAGCACACGTGAAGGCCAAACCATGCGGCGAGAACTGCTCGATCTCGGTGTTTCCCAACTGAGTGCAGGATCACGGACCTACCCCGGCGCCTACGCCGACCCCAACTACAACAGGCCCGAGGTGCAACAATTCTGCGTGGGTGACAACCGCAGTCTCGACGATGTCATTCAAGAAATCATCCACCAAGGATACATCCCATCGTGGTGTACGGCATGCTATCGTTTGGGCAGAACCGGTGAACATTTTATGGGACTCGCAAAAGCAGGCTTCATCCAGCAATATTGCCTTCCCAACGCCATGTTGACGTTCAAAGAATACTTGGAAGATTACGCCAGCGACACCACGCGTGCAATCGGCATGCCGCTTCTGCAGCATGAGATGGAAACATTACCCGACACACGACGCAACATCGTCACGGCACGGTTATGTCGTTTAGAACAAGGAGAGCGTGACCTCTATTTTTAA